The nucleotide sequence aaatcaacatattataatgactggagtaatggctgctgaaatttcagctttacaCCACAGGAATACATAtagtcaaatagaaaagttattttaaattttaattaagtttcagaatattttgtatttttgatcaattttgatgTTTTGGCAAGTCTAAGagatttcaaaaacatcaaaatcttaaagcctgtatgtgtatgtacatatatttgaaatgtaattgttATTCAAACTATATCATTGCATGTTCTTAACATTGTTCTCTCTCTTCAGCAAAGTATCCTGAGATCAAGTCTTTGATGGGTCATGACCCCCAGCTGAAGTGGGTCGTGTCAGGGATGGTACTCACCCAGCTCCTGGCGTGTTACATGGTCCACGAGCTCTCCTGGAAGTGGGTGTTGTTTTGGGCGTATGCGTTTGGTGGCTGCATCAACCACTCTTTGACCCTTGCCATCCATGACATTTCACACAATGTGGCCTTTGGCACCAAAAGGGCACGCTGGAACCGCTGGTTCGCCATGTTCGCCAATCTACCGATTGGCTTGCCTTATTCAGCATCCTTCAAGAAGTACCACATCGACCACCATCGTTATCTCGGAGGAGATGGATTGGATGTGGATATTCCTACCGATCTTGAGGGCTGGTTCTTCTGCACCCCAGCCAGAAAAGTGCTCTGGCTCTTTCTCCAGCCTTTGTTCTATGCGCTCCGTCCATTGGTGGTGAACCCCAAGCCCGTGACCAGGTTGGAAATGCTCAATGCAGTCGTACAGTTTGTGGTAGACATTATCATCTACTATTTTTGGGGTCTCAAGCCCATAGTCTACCTCATCGCTGGCTCTATTCTGTGTATGGGCCTGCATCCCATCTCTGGACACTTCATTGCGGAGCACTACATGTTTATGAAAGGTCATGAAACCTACTCTTATTACGGCCCTCTCAACTTAATAACCTTCAATGTGGGATACCATATGGAGCACCATGACTTCCCCAGCATTCCAGGCAGCAAATTACCAGAGGTACAAGATTGACTGTATTCCTTTTGTTTTTATGGCAGATGTTAAAATTACACTCTGCTGAAAAAAATCAGTCACTTTTACACACTTTAAGTACATTTAGGCATCACaaagtaatgtacagtatgaaaatatttaagcattcattaatattaattcagtgttttaaaGATGAAGGTTAGATGACAGCAAtgataatctaaatgtaaaattagagGAAATGagcatgtaaaaaatgaaatatcaaataCTGAGCCTgaccaatacaataaaataatacattgggAATAACGGCTAATAACTGATTTACTGAAAATCCCTATTGGAATTTCTTTTCTTCTaataaaaaagtagtttaaaGTAGGCAAACTATCAGATATCACTGAAGTCTGTCATTTTGTTCTTAAGATGAATTCCAAGACATTCAGAAAAATTCTGaagcagttttttttaagaaacttttttttttttcttaagattttaGTGAATCTGGTTCCAGATTTTTAATACTTCTCAGGAAGTTTACTTTTCAGGCTAGAGCTCAAGTGGAAATGTCATGGTAATGTAATGCCCTCTATTGATTTTAAAACTGCTACTGATTAAGAGAGAGAATGTAACATTTAGTGGCGTGGAACTAACTAGAAAGACTAATATTT is from Cyprinus carpio isolate SPL01 chromosome B17, ASM1834038v1, whole genome shotgun sequence and encodes:
- the degs2 gene encoding sphingolipid delta(4)-desaturase/C4-monooxygenase DES2, producing the protein MGKAVGRWDFEWVYNEQPHTWRRREILAKYPEIKSLMGHDPQLKWVVSGMVLTQLLACYMVHELSWKWVLFWAYAFGGCINHSLTLAIHDISHNVAFGTKRARWNRWFAMFANLPIGLPYSASFKKYHIDHHRYLGGDGLDVDIPTDLEGWFFCTPARKVLWLFLQPLFYALRPLVVNPKPVTRLEMLNAVVQFVVDIIIYYFWGLKPIVYLIAGSILCMGLHPISGHFIAEHYMFMKGHETYSYYGPLNLITFNVGYHMEHHDFPSIPGSKLPEVKRIAAEYYDSLPQHTSWMRVLWDFVFDDTIGPYARIKRQYKLGKKE